The nucleotide sequence GCGTAGAAAACAATATAAATATGAAAATCTCGGAGAAAAGTTTATTCATAAGAAAGGTGAAACCTTCATTGTAACTGTTGAGCCAAAAGATATTGATAAACCTAGTACTAATACTCATCCAGGTCAAGAATTTAATTATATTTTGGAAGGTTCATTAAAATTGTTTATTCATAATAATGAGCTAGTTTTAAACGAAGGAGATTCAATTTTCTTTGATTCAACTTATGAACATGCAATGAAAGCGTTAAATAATAAACCCGCTAAATTTTTAGCAGTTATATTATAATTAAGTTTTTTACATTTATATAAAGATTAAATTATTAAATAAATAATCTATTTATAGTAATTAAACATCAATAAACTAATAATAAACTAATTTATCTAAAGATTTTATATTAATTAAAAAATAAATCATATTTATGAGGCAATTAAATGTCATCCTTAATTAAAGATTTTGTTAATAGAGTTGAATTTGACTCTTATGAAGATTTTAAAAATAATTTCGAATTTAAAGTTCCAGAAAACTTTAACTTTGCATATGATGTTGTTGATAGATATGCTAAAGAAGACCCTGAAAAGTTAGCACTTTTATGGTGTAATGATGAAGGTGAAGAAGAAAAATTCACATTTGCGGATATGAAGAGGTATTCTGATAAGGCAGCAAATTTAATAAAAAGTTATGGAATCAAAAAAGGCAATAAAGTAATGCTTACTTTAAAAAATCGTTACGAATTTTGGTTTTCAATCATAGCTCTTCATAAAATTGGAGCTATTCCTGTTCCAGCTACCCACATGCTCAAGAAGAAAGATATTGTTTATAGAATTGAAAAAGCTACTATTGATATGGTAATATCTGTTGATGATTCTGAGCTTTTGGCTGAATTTGACAAAGCTGAGTTAGATTTAGGAATTAAATTGAAAAAATTAGTAGTTTCTGCTAATAAGAAATCTTTTGAGGGTTGGGATGATTTTAAAGAATCTCTTGAAAATGTAGGTGCTGATTTTAATAGGCCTACTGATGATGAAGCTACTAAAAATGAAGATATTATGATTCTTTACTTCTCTTCTGGAACTTCTGGTCAACCTAAGATGGTAGGACATGATTTCAGATATCCCTTAGCTCATATTATAACATCTAAATATTGGCACAATGCTATTGAAAATGGACTTCACCATACTTCTGCTGATACTGGATGGATGAAAGCTGTTTGGGGAGGTCTTTATGGGCAATGGATTGTAGGCACTGGTGTTTTTATTTATGATTATGATAGATTTAATCCAGTAAATCTAATTGAAAAAATTGAAAAATACCAAATTAACACTTTTTGTGCACCTCCTACTATATATAGATTCCTTATTAAAGAAGATTTATCTAAATATGATTTTAGTAGCTTAAGTTATTGTACAACTGCTGGTGAACCACTAAATCCAGAAGTCTATAATAAAGTCCAAGATATATTTGGATTGAAGCTAAAAGAAGGATTTGGTCAAACTGAAACTGTAATTAGCGTAGCTAACTTTGTGTGGATGGATCCAAAACCAGGATCAATGGGTAAACCTGCTCCTTGCTTTAATGTGAGTTTGTTAAATGATGATGATAAAGAAGTTGATGTTGGGGATGAAGGTGAAATTTCTATAGAAACTTCTAATATGCCTCCTGGCCTTTTCAAAGGTTATTATAGGGATGAAGAAAAAACTAATGAAGTATGGTATGATAATTATTATCATAGTGGAGATACAGCTTGGAAAGATGAAGATGGGTTCTTATGGTTTGTTGGTAGAAATGATGATATTATTAAAAGTTCTGGTTATAGAATCGGTCCTTTTGAAGTTGAAAGTGCTCTGATTTCTCATCGTAGTGTTTTAGAATGTGCTATTACTGGAACTCCTGATCCTATACGTGGTCAGATTGTTAAAGCTACAATTGTTCTTTCAAAAGGTTATGAACCAACAGATGAACTTAAAAAAGAACTTCAAGATCATGTTAAACTTATTACAGCTCCTTATAAATATCCTCGTG is from Methanobrevibacter sp. TMH8 and encodes:
- a CDS encoding cupin domain-containing protein, translated to MKETIKDIGARVKELRELSDFTTKEMAEECKISEIEYIEYENGEKDIPASVLYEIAHKFKVDMGLLLTGEETRMHIFNVTRKGDGVSVERRKQYKYENLGEKFIHKKGETFIVTVEPKDIDKPSTNTHPGQEFNYILEGSLKLFIHNNELVLNEGDSIFFDSTYEHAMKALNNKPAKFLAVIL
- a CDS encoding AMP-binding protein, which codes for MSSLIKDFVNRVEFDSYEDFKNNFEFKVPENFNFAYDVVDRYAKEDPEKLALLWCNDEGEEEKFTFADMKRYSDKAANLIKSYGIKKGNKVMLTLKNRYEFWFSIIALHKIGAIPVPATHMLKKKDIVYRIEKATIDMVISVDDSELLAEFDKAELDLGIKLKKLVVSANKKSFEGWDDFKESLENVGADFNRPTDDEATKNEDIMILYFSSGTSGQPKMVGHDFRYPLAHIITSKYWHNAIENGLHHTSADTGWMKAVWGGLYGQWIVGTGVFIYDYDRFNPVNLIEKIEKYQINTFCAPPTIYRFLIKEDLSKYDFSSLSYCTTAGEPLNPEVYNKVQDIFGLKLKEGFGQTETVISVANFVWMDPKPGSMGKPAPCFNVSLLNDDDKEVDVGDEGEISIETSNMPPGLFKGYYRDEEKTNEVWYDNYYHSGDTAWKDEDGFLWFVGRNDDIIKSSGYRIGPFEVESALISHRSVLECAITGTPDPIRGQIVKATIVLSKGYEPTDELKKELQDHVKLITAPYKYPRVIKFVDELPKTISGKIRRVKIRNEDKIKS